In Populus nigra chromosome 1, ddPopNigr1.1, whole genome shotgun sequence, one genomic interval encodes:
- the LOC133679023 gene encoding probable beta-D-xylosidase 6, protein MVANGRCLFFLLLFLSLSPSNSKPVANPQFPCKPPTHNTYSFCDKSLPITRRAQSLISHLTLQEKIQQLSDNASGIPRLGIPHYEWWSESLHGISINGPGVSFKNGGPVTSATGFPQVIVSAASFNRTLWFLIGSAIAIEARAMYNVGQAGLTFWAPNINIFRDPRWGRGQETPGEDPMVASAYAIEFVKGFQGGHWKNGTETESTGRHGIGQKRVLLGEDGEINDDKLMLSACCKHSTAYDLEKWGNFSRYSFNAVVTEQDMEDTYQPPFRSCIQKGKASCLMCSYNEVNGVPACAREDLLQKTRTEWGFKGYITSDCDAVATIFEYQNYSKSPEDAVAIALKAGMDINCGTYVLRNAQSAVEKGKLQEEDIDRALHNLFSVQLRLGLFDGDPRKGQFGKLGPKNVCTKEHKTLALEAARQGIVLLKNDKKLLPLNKKAVSSLAIIGPLANMANSLGGDYTGYPCDPQSLFEGLKAYVKKTSYAIGCLDVACVSDTQFHKAIIVAKRADFVIIVAGLDLSQETEDHDRVSLLLPGKQMSLVSSVAAASKKPVILVLTGGGPLDVSFAKGDPRIASILWIGYPGEAGAKALAEIIFGEYNPGGRLPMTWYPESFTEVSMTDMNMRPNPSRGYPGRTYRFYTGNRVYGFGGGLSYTNFTYKILSAPSKLSLSRSLSSKSRKRILQQGGERLSYININEITSCDSLRFYMQILVENVGNMDGGHVVMLFSRVPTVFRGAPEKQLVGFDRVHTISHRSTEMSILVDPCEHLSVANEQGKKIMLLGGHVLMLGDLEHFVTIQIY, encoded by the exons ATGGTGGCCAACGGGAGATGCCTTTTCTTTCTCCTGTTattcctctccctctccccctcCAACTCCAAACCAGTAGCAAATCCTCAGTTTCCATGCAAACCACCAACCCATAACACCTACTCCTTCTGTGACAAATCCTTACCCATCACTAGAAGAGCCCAGTCTCTCATCTCTCACTTAACCCTCCAAGAAAAGATCCAGCAACTCTCAGACAATGCCTCAGGGATCCCCAGACTTGGCATCCCACACTATGAATGGTGGTCTGAGTCTCTCCATGGAATTTCCATTAATGGCCCAGGTGTGTCCTTTAAGAATGGAGGACCTGTTACTTCAGCCACTGGTTTTCCTCAAGTTATTGTCAGCGCTGCTTCTTTTAATAGAACTCTTTGGTTCTTGATTGGATCAGCTATTGCCATCGAGGCTAGAGCTATGTACAATGTTGGCCAAGCAGGGTTGACCTTCTGGGCacctaatattaatatttttagggaTCCCAGATGGGGGAGAGGCCAAGAAACTCCTGGTGAGGATCCTATGGTGGCCTCTGCTTATGCTATTGAGTTTGTCAAAGGTTTCCAAGGTGGGCATTGGAAAAATGGTACTGAGACTGAGAGCACTGGTAGACATGGGATTGGACAGAAGAGGGTACTGTTAGGAGAGGATGGCGAAATTAATGATGATAAGCTTATGCTCTCTGCTTGTTGCAAACATTCCACTGCTTATGACCTGGAGAAATGGGGCAATTTCAGCAGATATTCATTCAATGCTgtg GTTACAGAACAAGATATGGAGGATACGTATCAGCCTCCATTTCGTAGTTGCATACAAAAAGGCAAAGCAAGCTGCTTAATGTGTTCATATAATGAAGTTAACGGGGTGCCTGCTTGTGCAAGAGAGGATCTCTTACAAAAAACTAGAACAGAATGGGGATTCAAGGG ATACATCACCTCAGATTGTGATGCTGTGGCCACAATTTTTGAATATCAAAACTACTCCAAAAGCCCTGAGGATGCGGTTGCTATTGCTCTTAAAGCAG GAATGGATATTAATTGTGGAACATACGTGCTACGAAATGCTCAATCTGCTGTCGAGAAGGGCAAGTTACAAGAGGAAGATATAGATCGAGCTCTTCATAATCTTTTTTCAGTTCAACTCAGGCTAGGGCTGTTTGATGGAGACCCTAGAAAAGGGCAGTTTGGAAAACTTGGACCTAAAAATGTCTGTACCAAAGAGCACAAGACACTAGCACTTGAAGCAGCAAGGCAGGGAATTGTGcttctgaaaaatgataaaaaattactgcctttgaataaaaaagcTGTTTCTTCCTTGGCTATTATTGGTCCACTGGCAAACATGGCAAACAGTTTGGGTGGTGACTACACAG GATATCCATGTGATCCACAGAGTCTTTTTGAGGGACTTAAAGCCTATGTAAAGAAGACTTCTTATGCCATTGGTTGCCTCGATGTAGCTTGTGTTTCTGATACTCAGTTCCACAAAGCAATAATTGTTGCCAAAAGAGCTGATTTTGTAATTATTGTTGCTGGGCTTGATTTATCACAAGAAACTGAAGATCATGACCGAGTTAGTCTTCTGTTACCTGGTAAACAAATGAGCCTTGTATCATCTGTTGCAGCAGCAAGTAAAAAACCAGTGATTCTAGTTCTCACTGGTGGAGGACCACTTGATGTATCATTTGCCAAAGGAGACCCAAGAATTGCTAGCATTCTTTGGATCGGGTACCCTGGTGAAGCTGGTGCAAAGGCACTTGCAGAAATCATCTTTGGAGAATATAATCCAG GTGGAAGATTGCCAATGACATGGTATCCTGAGTCATTCACTGAGGTATCGATGACTGATATGAACATGAGACCTAATCCTTCTCGTGGTTACCCAGGAAGAACCTATCGGTTTTACACTGGAAACCGAGTATATGGATTCGGTGGAGGCTTAAGCTACACTAATTTCACTTACAAGATCTTGTCAGCACCAAGCAAGCTAAGTTTGTCACGCTCTTTGTCATCAAAATCTAGGAAGAGAATACTACAGCAGGGAGGAGAAAGATTAAGTTATATAAACATCAACGAGATTACATCTTGCGATTCATTGCGATTCTATATGCAAATTTTGGTCGAGAATGTTGGAAATATGGATGGAGGCCACGTGGTGATGTTGTTCTCTAGAGTGCCAACAGTTTTCAGAGGCGCTCCAGAAAAACAGCTTGTTGGATTTGATCGAGTGCATACTATTTCCCACCGATCCACTGAAATGAGCATCTTGGTCGATCCTTGCGAGCATCTTAGTGTTGCAAACGAGCAAGGAAAAAAGATAATGCTGTTGGGTGGCCATGTCCTAATGTTAGGAGATCTGGAGCACTTTGTTACCATTCAAATTTATTGA